From one Lineus longissimus chromosome 3, tnLinLong1.2, whole genome shotgun sequence genomic stretch:
- the LOC135484087 gene encoding amino acid transporter heavy chain SLC3A1-like isoform X1 produces the protein MICCKCGGFEVKNYIPMLYCRSFLVDKWFVFVETQNKRIRMASTSTLDSTDATLKSISNSSTGKTNGIGKRLDLIYQQYLVSDSSLPSYSAGSASLGSRTVSTAKTSCNDLPDDGSQGSRPVELIVIRDESSIGSSRSVYGRSNPGFSTDTKEVASKNSSRLTVKEYGYSYESWNWPVIRGACTVFVIATIVALISVAIAFIAILSKACYPEFKWWQGAAFYSVDPRLFSDSDSDYKGDLIGLAARLDYFVVLGTTVIQLDNIFKSYQSVNGQYHVTDYGDLNENVGTLKTFKSFCDAAHNSGMKVILNVPVSQTSDKHQWFTDSRQETGTSSYRDFYIWNDKKPLDRNSSFDAIGNQYFVHFETPGQPALNWDEKRVETALMKQITALWSQGADGIFLSDLNMIQATNKTNRMSEVIRAFRTFMDRDPSDGGDTRKASLMVPSEVLDLIRSANGDVADFMANVDLVNTVVSIEANVTYSLMDFVTSHVIQGTKEPYPWPCWRLGSMKTHKEILIGTLIQLIAFPGTVAIQSGFEIGQPSLETGVLLWKQSSTKALMPYTISAGPESAEKNLEYIQTILNQREKSLGLRFNGMTLNDEFVKGFKFIVTNRTLILQRVHPRSHNYYVLMNYGEANINADYSSILSSAEIVLNMGGSLMGWVDWDKVSLKTGDAVVARQSKWSL, from the exons ATGATATGTTGCAAATGTGGGGGGTTTGAAGTAAAAAATTACATTCCAATGCTTTATTGCCGTAGTTTTTTAGTTGACAAATGGTTTGTCTTTGTGGAAACCCAAAATAAAAG GATCAGGATGGCATCGACATCAACTCTTGATAGTACAGATGCTACTTTAAAGAGCATTTCGAACTCATCCACGGGAAAAACCAATGGGATTGGGAAGAGGTTGGATTTGATTTACCAGCAGTACCTGGTTAGTGACAGCAGCTTACCCAGCTATTCTGCCGGCAGTGCAAGTCTTGGTAGTAGGACAGTCTCTACGGCTAAAACAAGTTGTAATGATTTGCCAGATGATGGGAGCCAAGGGAGTAGACCAGTGGAATTAATAGTTATCAGAGATGAGTCTTCTATTGGCAGTTCTAGATCAGTCTATGGACGATCAAACCCAGGCTTTTCAACTGATACAAAAGAAGTGGCGTCAAAAAACTCGAGTAGACTGACTGTGAAAGAGTATGGTTATTCATATGAAAGCTGGAATTGGCCTGTAATACGCGGTGCTTGTACTGTCTTCGTCATTGCAACAATTGTGGCCTTAATCTCAGTTGCTATTGCGTTTATTGCCATATTATCAAAAGCCTGCTATCCAGAGTTCAAATGGTGGCAGGGAGCCGCCTTCTACAGTGTTGATCCCCGTTTATTCAGTGACTCAGATTCTGATTACAAAGGAGATTTGATAGGTCTTGCTGCAAGATTGGATTATTTTGTGGTGTTGGGAACAACTGTTATTCAATTggacaatattttcaaatcatatcaGAGTGTAAATGGTCAGTATCACGTAACAGACTATGGAGATCTAAATGAAAATGTTGGAACTCTGAAAACTTTCAAGTCTTTTTGTGATGCAGCTCATAATTCAGGCATGAAGGTGATTCTAAATGTGCCTGTCTCGCAGACCAGTGACAAGCACCAATGGTTCACAGATAGCAGACAAGAAACTGGGACAAGTTCTTACAGGGATTTCTACATTTGGAATGACAAG aaacCGCTTGACAGGAACTCATCATTTGATGCGATCGGAAACCAATATTTTGTGCACTTTGAGACGCCAGGTCAGCCAGCTTTAAACTGGGATGAAAAGAGG GTTGAGACAGCTCTCATGAAACAGATAACAGCCCTCTGGAGCCAAGGAGCAGATGGAATATTCCTGTCTGACCTCAACATGATACAGGCAACAAACAAAACCAACAGGATGTCTGAGGTCATCAGGGCATTCAGAACTTTCATGGACAGAGATCCAAGTGATGGAGGGGACACGAGGAAAGCGTCCCTGATGGTTCCCTCTGAAGTGCTGGACTTGATCCGTTCAGCGAACGGAGATGTGGCAGACTTTATGGCCAATGTTGATTTGGTCAATACTGTCGTGTCTATTGAAGCCAATGTGACATACTCCCTGATGGATTTTGTGACATCTCATGTTATTCAAG GTACCAAAGAACCATACCCCTGGCCATGTTGGCGACTTGGTAGCATGAAGACTCATAAAGAGATCTTGATTGGTACCCTTATTCAGCTGATAGCCTTCCCAGGAACTGTGGCCATTCAATCTGGATTTGAAATAGGACAG CCGTCACTAGAGACTGGTGTATTGTTATGGAAACAGAGTTCCACCAAAGCCTTGATGCCATACACAATTTCTGCTGGCCCAGAATCTGCTGAGAAAAATCTTGAGTACATCCAAACGATCTTGAATCAGCGAGAGAAGAGTTTGGGACTGCGCTTCAATGGAATGACTCTCAATGATGAATTCGTAAAGGGTTTTAAATTCATTGTTACAAATAGGACTCTGATTTTACAAAGGGTACACCCAAGGTCTCATAACTATTACGTTTTGATGAATTACGGGGAGGCTAATATCAATGCAGATTACTCAAGTATTCTCTCATCTGCTGAGATTGTGCTGAACATGGGTGGTAGTTTAATGGGTTGGGTTGACTGGGACAAGGTTAGCCTGAAAACAGGGGATGCAGTAGTAGCGAGGCAGTCGAAATGGTCCCTTTAA
- the LOC135484087 gene encoding amino acid transporter heavy chain SLC3A1-like isoform X2: MASTSTLDSTDATLKSISNSSTGKTNGIGKRLDLIYQQYLVSDSSLPSYSAGSASLGSRTVSTAKTSCNDLPDDGSQGSRPVELIVIRDESSIGSSRSVYGRSNPGFSTDTKEVASKNSSRLTVKEYGYSYESWNWPVIRGACTVFVIATIVALISVAIAFIAILSKACYPEFKWWQGAAFYSVDPRLFSDSDSDYKGDLIGLAARLDYFVVLGTTVIQLDNIFKSYQSVNGQYHVTDYGDLNENVGTLKTFKSFCDAAHNSGMKVILNVPVSQTSDKHQWFTDSRQETGTSSYRDFYIWNDKKPLDRNSSFDAIGNQYFVHFETPGQPALNWDEKRVETALMKQITALWSQGADGIFLSDLNMIQATNKTNRMSEVIRAFRTFMDRDPSDGGDTRKASLMVPSEVLDLIRSANGDVADFMANVDLVNTVVSIEANVTYSLMDFVTSHVIQGTKEPYPWPCWRLGSMKTHKEILIGTLIQLIAFPGTVAIQSGFEIGQPSLETGVLLWKQSSTKALMPYTISAGPESAEKNLEYIQTILNQREKSLGLRFNGMTLNDEFVKGFKFIVTNRTLILQRVHPRSHNYYVLMNYGEANINADYSSILSSAEIVLNMGGSLMGWVDWDKVSLKTGDAVVARQSKWSL, translated from the exons ATGGCATCGACATCAACTCTTGATAGTACAGATGCTACTTTAAAGAGCATTTCGAACTCATCCACGGGAAAAACCAATGGGATTGGGAAGAGGTTGGATTTGATTTACCAGCAGTACCTGGTTAGTGACAGCAGCTTACCCAGCTATTCTGCCGGCAGTGCAAGTCTTGGTAGTAGGACAGTCTCTACGGCTAAAACAAGTTGTAATGATTTGCCAGATGATGGGAGCCAAGGGAGTAGACCAGTGGAATTAATAGTTATCAGAGATGAGTCTTCTATTGGCAGTTCTAGATCAGTCTATGGACGATCAAACCCAGGCTTTTCAACTGATACAAAAGAAGTGGCGTCAAAAAACTCGAGTAGACTGACTGTGAAAGAGTATGGTTATTCATATGAAAGCTGGAATTGGCCTGTAATACGCGGTGCTTGTACTGTCTTCGTCATTGCAACAATTGTGGCCTTAATCTCAGTTGCTATTGCGTTTATTGCCATATTATCAAAAGCCTGCTATCCAGAGTTCAAATGGTGGCAGGGAGCCGCCTTCTACAGTGTTGATCCCCGTTTATTCAGTGACTCAGATTCTGATTACAAAGGAGATTTGATAGGTCTTGCTGCAAGATTGGATTATTTTGTGGTGTTGGGAACAACTGTTATTCAATTggacaatattttcaaatcatatcaGAGTGTAAATGGTCAGTATCACGTAACAGACTATGGAGATCTAAATGAAAATGTTGGAACTCTGAAAACTTTCAAGTCTTTTTGTGATGCAGCTCATAATTCAGGCATGAAGGTGATTCTAAATGTGCCTGTCTCGCAGACCAGTGACAAGCACCAATGGTTCACAGATAGCAGACAAGAAACTGGGACAAGTTCTTACAGGGATTTCTACATTTGGAATGACAAG aaacCGCTTGACAGGAACTCATCATTTGATGCGATCGGAAACCAATATTTTGTGCACTTTGAGACGCCAGGTCAGCCAGCTTTAAACTGGGATGAAAAGAGG GTTGAGACAGCTCTCATGAAACAGATAACAGCCCTCTGGAGCCAAGGAGCAGATGGAATATTCCTGTCTGACCTCAACATGATACAGGCAACAAACAAAACCAACAGGATGTCTGAGGTCATCAGGGCATTCAGAACTTTCATGGACAGAGATCCAAGTGATGGAGGGGACACGAGGAAAGCGTCCCTGATGGTTCCCTCTGAAGTGCTGGACTTGATCCGTTCAGCGAACGGAGATGTGGCAGACTTTATGGCCAATGTTGATTTGGTCAATACTGTCGTGTCTATTGAAGCCAATGTGACATACTCCCTGATGGATTTTGTGACATCTCATGTTATTCAAG GTACCAAAGAACCATACCCCTGGCCATGTTGGCGACTTGGTAGCATGAAGACTCATAAAGAGATCTTGATTGGTACCCTTATTCAGCTGATAGCCTTCCCAGGAACTGTGGCCATTCAATCTGGATTTGAAATAGGACAG CCGTCACTAGAGACTGGTGTATTGTTATGGAAACAGAGTTCCACCAAAGCCTTGATGCCATACACAATTTCTGCTGGCCCAGAATCTGCTGAGAAAAATCTTGAGTACATCCAAACGATCTTGAATCAGCGAGAGAAGAGTTTGGGACTGCGCTTCAATGGAATGACTCTCAATGATGAATTCGTAAAGGGTTTTAAATTCATTGTTACAAATAGGACTCTGATTTTACAAAGGGTACACCCAAGGTCTCATAACTATTACGTTTTGATGAATTACGGGGAGGCTAATATCAATGCAGATTACTCAAGTATTCTCTCATCTGCTGAGATTGTGCTGAACATGGGTGGTAGTTTAATGGGTTGGGTTGACTGGGACAAGGTTAGCCTGAAAACAGGGGATGCAGTAGTAGCGAGGCAGTCGAAATGGTCCCTTTAA